AAAATTTGCGCTTCAACAAGGTTTCAATATTGAATTTCAATTTGCAGAAGCTGAAAACCTACCTTTTGAAGATGCCTGTTTTGACATTGTGACTTGCCGCATTGCGCCTCATCACTTCGCTGATCCTCAAAAATTTGTGAAAGAAGCCTATCGTGTATTGAAGCCATCTGGACAGTTTTTGTTGATTGACAACATTGCACCAGAATCAGTTGAATTGGCTAAATGGATGAACGAAATTGAAAAAAGGCGAGATGATAGCCATGTTGAGGCTTATACGGTTGCTACTTGGATTCAGTGGATGGCAGAAATGGGTTTTGATCTTCAATATTTTGCACGTTGGTTTCGCTCCAAAAATTTCCAAACTTGGGCGGATAGGGCGCAAATGCCTTTGAAGGAAAAGGAAAAATTGGAGACGACTATTTTGAATTTACCCAAAGATTTCCAAACTTATTTTAAGGTAGAAATTGAAGATGGGCGATTGAAGGAATTTGTACATGAAGTAGGTTTGTTTGTAGGAATAAAATTTTAGTCTTCTTGCTGCAAACCTTTTTCTGGCAAACCTTCTTGCGGCCTATCCTCTTCTTCAATATCTTCTTTTTTTATTTCTTTTTCTTTATTTTTCAAAGAATTACGAAAAGAGACGCCAACTCCATTCTCAAATACATTCCCTCCACTGAAGACATCAAAATCAGTCTTACTAAATGCACGAATCAAATAACGCCCATCCTCAGTCAATTTGTAGGTAAGAATAAAATCTCCTACAAAGGCCGTATTTCCATCCACATTTGCATTTTGTTCCCCCGACAAATCTACATTACTCCCAAGTTCTATAGTCAATCGATCATTGAATAAACGCTGCCGAAGTTCCAATTCCAGTTCGGTTGTTTTGCCCACATTTCCAGAACCCGATTCATACGTATCTACACTGACTCCAATCTCCAACCCTTTTACATATTTACCTGCAAAATTATTGAGTTGGCTTGTAATTAAGCTACTTACACTCGACAGTGCAATATTTTCGCTTGTCGAACCCAAGTTTGTATTGGATTGCGATAAAATAAAATTTTGGAAGAGCAGCAAACCAAACACTTGTTTGTTCAACTCAGCCTCTTCATCCTTGATGTCCTGCAATTTACGCAGCACTGCACTATTAACCAAAGAACCTTGAATTTCGGGGAGTTGTATATCAAAAGTCAATTCGGGACTAAGCAGTTCACCGTCCAAATTCATCAATACTTCCACCTCCGTAGGTCGTCGAGCGGCAGTTGCCTCAGGCGAGTTAGGGTCATTTATCTCATTGGCAATGAGGTCATAAGTGCCTGTTTTGACTTTATAAACAGCACTCAGGTGCATTCGAGCGTCAAATATATCGCCTACAAAATCTATGTATCCTCCTTTCCGTACCGAAAAATTGCGCTGAAAAATTCCTTCATACGTAAACGTATAACTTCCTTGATCTATCACATATCTACCTGTCAAATAAAAATCACCCAAAGGAGTCATTTGTACTGTTAGATTCCCTTCCCCTCGACAGATAATTCGGTCATCAGAAAGGGGGTCAATAATCAACTGCATTTCGGCATTCGTACGGGCATCCAAATTCACTAAAATATCAAAACCCGATACATTTGTATTGATTTCAGGACGAATTACTTTTACCACATTTAGTGTATCTTTTGTCGAATCAATAGCCGAAAAATCAACAAAAGTTATGAAACTTTCTTCTCCTCCTCCAATACTTTCACTTGATTGATTGATGTATAGCGTAGAACCTTCTTTTGTAGATGCATTCCCTCGAATTTTAATCAATTCCACAGGGCCTGTCACATTGATATTTGCGCCCATGAAGATAGTACCAAAATAAAAATCATTGTCCTCAATTGTTGTATTGAGTAAATGAAAGTTATCGGTCTTCAATTGAAGGTCTAAGCGCAAATCATCCAGATTTTTGTGCCAAATACGACCTGTAACCATCGCCGTTTGATTGAGTTCGTCTTTCACGATTACATTGTTCAACTCTATCGAATTGTTTGTGAAAGTTATTTCTTGATTGTCAAGAGAGTAGCGTGTTTTAGAAAAAACAACTACCGTATTTGCTTCATTAAATTTGATTCGACCAGTTAAAATAGGTGCATCCAATTTGCCAGTAAGTGCCAGTTTACCCGAAAAAGTACCCTCACTGTTTTCTATCAAAGTAGTTGCGAAAGGATCTAATAATTTCATCTCCCACTCCTGCATATTGATATTCAAATTGATAGCATTGCTTGATATTCGATAATCACCCAATATACTTCCCGCCATTGCTCCACCTGCAATGTTCACATTCACTGCTATTTTATCAGCATCTTCTTGGTTCACCAACATAAGCGCATTTCCCAACCGCAAATCGTTCAACATCAAGTCATCAATGCGGAGATTAGAAGTAAATTGAAGATTTTGAAGTGGATCAGCCAAGGTGATTTGGCCATTCATAGCTCCTCCAAATTGTAGTTTTTCAGCATTCAACAAATTAGATATTTCTCCCAAAGCAAATTTGGTAAAATCAATCTTGATAGGAGCCTGTCCATCTTCATAATCTTGGCTATTGACTCTCAATTCTTCCTCACCCGTCTTCAAATTGAATTGGCGAATATTTAGAAATTTGGGGCCAAATACGACAGCATTTTTAGGCTCAATAATCCAAGTCTTATCATTCAGTTGGAGGTCATTCATCAAGGAGAACTGATAGCGATTAGGCATCAGTTTCAAAATTTCACCTTCAAATTGCAACTTAGCCAATTCTTTATCTCCTTCAATATCTGCACCTAAAATCAACCTGTCGTCAAACATAGAAGCCGTCAAAACACTTTGTGGAAGCTGCATACTATTCCCATACCGAATCTCATCCATACGTAGTGTCAAATTGATTTCTTGCTCGTCTCCCGAAGTATTCAACTCCAAATTGCTCAAGATCAAATTACCATATACCAACTTTGGAGTGTAACTATCAAAGTGCAAAAAATGGTCTTTGTCATCAAAGTTTCCTTCCAAGTACAATGTATCCAACTGCTGTAAATCAGGTAAAAACACCTTTGCAAGCGGCACAATATTTCCCATTTCAATCGTAAAATTATAATTGGGTCGAATTGGCTCTTCCGTAGGTATTCCAGAAAGTGTAAATGGGCGTTCTGTTGCGGCTACTGTTTCAGTATTGTCCAAAAACTCTTTGATGTCAAAGTGATTGTTGATGTACCTTAACATCATTGCAGGAACTTCAGTCGGGTTGAAATTGCCATCAATGTCGACAACCAAAACATCAGAAGATATAGTTAGCCTCTTTTTATCGTTGTCATATTGACGCAATTTGAGGTTAAGGCTATCCAATTCAAAAAAGAGAGTATCTGATTGTAAGCGAATATGATGGGCTAGTAAATCACCTTCCAAATGATCCAAATCTGGTCCTTTCAAATCGGATTCAATTTGCAGATCATGTATTCTCAGATCTTCTGACAACAATCCCAGAGTCTTCAAATTCAAGGTATCAATCTTGGTTTCAAATTGATAAGCCAGGTTCGGTTTGTTGAAATTGAGTATTCCATCAAAAGTCAAACGAGCATTCGGGTCTGCACTCTTCAAATTACCCGCAAACTGCAATTCCTGCAATTTTCCCTTCATTTGCACATCTTGATACGTATATCCTTGATAATTAGCGGCATCTACAATTACATCAATATCCGCAATTATACTTTCTATCGTAAGTCCACTACCCTCGATATGTCCCTTCAATGACACCTCGCCCACTTGTTCATTTCCTATCAATTTTCCAATGTCAAATTGTTCCAAACTGGACTGACTTCGATAATTCGCAAAACTGTAATCTTGGTTGAATTTGATATAAGAATCGGTCTGCAAATTGCCTATACTGGTCAGCAACCTTCCTTTGAGATAAAATTCATATATACCACCTTCAAAACTACCATTGTAGGAAATATTGCCCAAATTTGACATTTGGGGCGGTAATGTTCCGTTTGCCAATCCATTAATATCAGAATAAGTGAGCTGCAATTTGTCCGCTTCAATATCAAAATAAGCATTTTCTAAATCCATAATATTTTGAATCCCTACTTTCCCTTCAAAAACAGGGCTGTTGGCTTCTGTATAAAACCGAACCTCAGTGCCTTCAAAATCATCCATATTCCCTGCAAAATGCCCCGATAAATCCAAGACTCCCCACTCTCCTATCACACTCGGAATTAAAGTCTTATCTTCCACTAATGCAACAATATCTTCATAGCTTGTGGTCAGTTCGTCCGCCTGAATATCAAAGATCATATTGTCATAATCAGGTAATCCTTCAATGTGCATATTTCCACTAAAAGCCGTTTTACTGTTTGTCGTAAACTTCACTTTTTGGGCTGTAAAATTGGCCGCATCACCACTGATATTGCCGCTAACCGAAAGCCGCCCCAAATCCTTC
The Chitinophagales bacterium genome window above contains:
- a CDS encoding methyltransferase domain-containing protein — protein: MTTIKQKVQAQFGKTAKSYIHSQGHAEGQDLQWMLEQAGGVKEKKVLDIATGGGHTAIQFAKAGADVIATDLTPEMLQEAKKFALQQGFNIEFQFAEAENLPFEDACFDIVTCRIAPHHFADPQKFVKEAYRVLKPSGQFLLIDNIAPESVELAKWMNEIEKRRDDSHVEAYTVATWIQWMAEMGFDLQYFARWFRSKNFQTWADRAQMPLKEKEKLETTILNLPKDFQTYFKVEIEDGRLKEFVHEVGLFVGIKF
- a CDS encoding translocation/assembly module TamB domain-containing protein — protein: MKSILQKILRYTLYLILTFLVIFGILVLLLQQPSFQTWTTKKVTNYLSQKLDTRVEIGRVDIDFFKKIVLEDIYIEDLQKDTLLYAGKLKADIGMFSFFKQQLDITGINLENGRVNIKRTVSDSTYNFQFIIDAFTPQTPIDTTALPWHLQIDALQVAHTKVNVVDEIGGFELLSDIGDVELNINTINLNEQQVDLSWMDVSDAKIAYYLLPTYSDSLSQNIAGEPTSELSFRLPYTGWDIQIGELSMNNNRFIYQDKNVPIDSTASNSLEYTNFDLKDITGNFQDIEWTADKIAAELNNLTAREKQSDFYLKNLAANVLLDSTQVVLDNLLFETSKSNISTDIQLGFNSFDELMNFNENVEIEAKVKTSTLSMEDVVQLLPQITEVEGFNANNKETITFGGDFSGTVANIEAKNVSIKTANSTVLKGNGRITGLPDVYGARFNVQVQQLSSSYADLQKFLKGIPLPKGLKDLGRLSVSGNISGDAANFTAQKVKFTTNSKTAFSGNMHIEGLPDYDNMIFDIQADELTTSYEDIVALVEDKTLIPSVIGEWGVLDLSGHFAGNMDDFEGTEVRFYTEANSPVFEGKVGIQNIMDLENAYFDIEADKLQLTYSDINGLANGTLPPQMSNLGNISYNGSFEGGIYEFYLKGRLLTSIGNLQTDSYIKFNQDYSFANYRSQSSLEQFDIGKLIGNEQVGEVSLKGHIEGSGLTIESIIADIDVIVDAANYQGYTYQDVQMKGKLQELQFAGNLKSADPNARLTFDGILNFNKPNLAYQFETKIDTLNLKTLGLLSEDLRIHDLQIESDLKGPDLDHLEGDLLAHHIRLQSDTLFFELDSLNLKLRQYDNDKKRLTISSDVLVVDIDGNFNPTEVPAMMLRYINNHFDIKEFLDNTETVAATERPFTLSGIPTEEPIRPNYNFTIEMGNIVPLAKVFLPDLQQLDTLYLEGNFDDKDHFLHFDSYTPKLVYGNLILSNLELNTSGDEQEINLTLRMDEIRYGNSMQLPQSVLTASMFDDRLILGADIEGDKELAKLQFEGEILKLMPNRYQFSLMNDLQLNDKTWIIEPKNAVVFGPKFLNIRQFNLKTGEEELRVNSQDYEDGQAPIKIDFTKFALGEISNLLNAEKLQFGGAMNGQITLADPLQNLQFTSNLRIDDLMLNDLRLGNALMLVNQEDADKIAVNVNIAGGAMAGSILGDYRISSNAINLNINMQEWEMKLLDPFATTLIENSEGTFSGKLALTGKLDAPILTGRIKFNEANTVVVFSKTRYSLDNQEITFTNNSIELNNVIVKDELNQTAMVTGRIWHKNLDDLRLDLQLKTDNFHLLNTTIEDNDFYFGTIFMGANINVTGPVELIKIRGNASTKEGSTLYINQSSESIGGGEESFITFVDFSAIDSTKDTLNVVKVIRPEINTNVSGFDILVNLDARTNAEMQLIIDPLSDDRIICRGEGNLTVQMTPLGDFYLTGRYVIDQGSYTFTYEGIFQRNFSVRKGGYIDFVGDIFDARMHLSAVYKVKTGTYDLIANEINDPNSPEATAARRPTEVEVLMNLDGELLSPELTFDIQLPEIQGSLVNSAVLRKLQDIKDEEAELNKQVFGLLLFQNFILSQSNTNLGSTSENIALSSVSSLITSQLNNFAGKYVKGLEIGVSVDTYESGSGNVGKTTELELELRQRLFNDRLTIELGSNVDLSGEQNANVDGNTAFVGDFILTYKLTEDGRYLIRAFSKTDFDVFSGGNVFENGVGVSFRNSLKNKEKEIKKEDIEEEDRPQEGLPEKGLQQED